The following proteins come from a genomic window of Miscanthus floridulus cultivar M001 chromosome 2, ASM1932011v1, whole genome shotgun sequence:
- the LOC136537755 gene encoding uncharacterized protein gives MKVRASVKRLCGFCKVVKRRGIVFIHCTANPKHKQRQGFSTIAEAAASCVHLPPPPSASAAAFAEASKVARQEMSMKFNWPLGLAALLKNGEK, from the exons ATGAAGGTCCGCGCGTCGGTGAAGCGCCTGTGTGGGTTCTGCAAGGTGGTGAAGCGCCGGGGCATCGTCTTCATCCACTGCACCGCCAACCCCAAGCACAAGCAGCGCCAGGGCTTCTCCACCATCGCCGAAGCCGCCGCCTCGTGCGTCCacctgccgccgccaccgtccgCCTCCGCCGCAGCGTTCGCGGA GGCTTCGAAGGTGGCGAGGCAAGAGATGTCTATGAAGTTCAATTGGCCGCTAGGTTTAGCTGCCTTGCTCAAGAATGGAGAAAAATAA
- the LOC136537756 gene encoding splicing factor 3B subunit 6-like protein: MAAAGLRKGNARLPPEVNRVLYVRNLPFNISSEEMYDIFGKYGAIRQIRLGDAKDTRGTAYVVYEDIYDAKNAVDHLSGFNVANRYLIVLYYQPAKMSKKSDVKKKEDEITRLQEKYGVGSKTPGPGSSD; the protein is encoded by the coding sequence atggcggcggcgggccTGCGGAAGGGGAACGCGCGCCTCCCTCCGGAGGTGAACCGGGTGCTGTACGTGCGGAACCTGCCGTTCAACATCTCGAGCGAGGAGATGTACGACATCTTCGGCAAGTACGGCGCGATCAGGCAGATCCGGCTGGGCGACGCCAAGGACACGCGCGGCACCGCGTACGTCGTGTACGAGGACATCTACGACGCCAAGAACGCCGTCGACCACCTCTCCGGCTTCAACGTCGCCAACCGCTACCTCATCGTGCTCTACTACCAGCccgccaagatgtccaagaagtcGGATGTCAAGAAGAAGGAGGACGAGATCACCAGGCTCCAGGAGAAGTACGGAGTAGGGTCCAAGACGCCCGGCCCTGGCTCCAGCGACTGA
- the LOC136537757 gene encoding peptidyl-prolyl cis-trans isomerase CYP22-like isoform X1: MASGGAAISAGPTPPSSTASAVEWHQRPPNPKNPVVFFDVTIGSIPAGRIKMELFADIAPKTAENFRQFCTGEHRKNALPQGYKGCQFHRVIKDFMIQGGDFLKNDGTGCTSIYGTKFDDENFIAKHTGPGLLSMANSGMNSNGSQFFITCAKCDWLDNKHVVFGRVLGDGLLVLRKIENVATGANNKPKLACIISECGEM, from the exons ATGGCGTCCGGCGGAGCGGCCATCTCGGCGGGGCCGACGCCACCGTCGTCGACGGCGTCGGCGGTGGAGTGGCACCAGCGGCCGCCGAACCCGAAGAACCCCGTGGTGTTCTTCGACGTGACCATCGGGTCCATCCCCGCCGGCCGCATCAAGATGGAGCTCTTCGCCGACATCGCCCCCAAGACCGCGGAGAACTTCCG GCAGTTCTGCACTGGGGAGCATAG AAAAAATGCTTTGCCACAGGGTTATAAGGGCTGTCAATTCCATAGAGTGATCAAAGATTTCATGATTCAGGGTGGTGACTTCTTGAAG AATGATGGTACTGGATGCACATCAATCTATGGTACCAAATTTGATGATGAAAATTTTATTGCAAAGCATACAGGGCCTGGACTGCTCTCAATG GCAAACAGTGGAATGAACTCTAATGGATCTCAG TTCTTTATAACATGTGCAAAGTGTGACTGGCTTGACAACAAACATGTGGTATTTGGG AGAGTGCTTGGAGACGGTTTGCTCGTCTTGAGGAAGATTGAAAATGTTGCAACTGGAGCGAATAACAAACCAAAGCTTGCCTGCATTATAAGCGAGTGTGGTGAGATGTAG
- the LOC136537757 gene encoding peptidyl-prolyl cis-trans isomerase CYP22-like isoform X2, giving the protein MASGGAAISAGPTPPSSTASAVEWHQRPPNPKNPVVFFDVTIGSIPAGRIKMELFADIAPKTAENFRQFCTGEHRKNALPQGYKGCQFHRVIKDFMIQGGDFLKNDGTGCTSIYGTKFDDENFIAKHTGPGLLSMFFITCAKCDWLDNKHVVFGRVLGDGLLVLRKIENVATGANNKPKLACIISECGEM; this is encoded by the exons ATGGCGTCCGGCGGAGCGGCCATCTCGGCGGGGCCGACGCCACCGTCGTCGACGGCGTCGGCGGTGGAGTGGCACCAGCGGCCGCCGAACCCGAAGAACCCCGTGGTGTTCTTCGACGTGACCATCGGGTCCATCCCCGCCGGCCGCATCAAGATGGAGCTCTTCGCCGACATCGCCCCCAAGACCGCGGAGAACTTCCG GCAGTTCTGCACTGGGGAGCATAG AAAAAATGCTTTGCCACAGGGTTATAAGGGCTGTCAATTCCATAGAGTGATCAAAGATTTCATGATTCAGGGTGGTGACTTCTTGAAG AATGATGGTACTGGATGCACATCAATCTATGGTACCAAATTTGATGATGAAAATTTTATTGCAAAGCATACAGGGCCTGGACTGCTCTCAATG TTCTTTATAACATGTGCAAAGTGTGACTGGCTTGACAACAAACATGTGGTATTTGGG AGAGTGCTTGGAGACGGTTTGCTCGTCTTGAGGAAGATTGAAAATGTTGCAACTGGAGCGAATAACAAACCAAAGCTTGCCTGCATTATAAGCGAGTGTGGTGAGATGTAG